From a region of the Paenibacillus sp. R14(2021) genome:
- the glsA gene encoding glutaminase A has product MEMEGWKISMDEIRNILPAWVEASRLHAGEGRVASYIPELAKAPQQALGIAVMGPDGSLLAEGDSSLSFTMQSISKVFTLMLALMDNGEEGVFAKVGMEPTGDDFNSMLKLELVEPGKPFNPLINAGAIAVTSLISGDTPAAKMARILAFFNHAAGGADLAVNADVYRSESATAHRNRSLAYFLKDNEVLGEEIDVEDVLSVYFQHCAVEITCVQLARMALVLAFNGTDPISGRQLIPRRYVQIAKSFMLMCGMYNASGEFAVKVGIPAKSGVSGGILALVPGRYGIGIIGPSLGSKGNSTSGVHLLETMSSSLNWSIF; this is encoded by the coding sequence ATGGAAATGGAAGGATGGAAGATCAGCATGGATGAAATACGAAATATACTGCCCGCATGGGTGGAAGCAAGCCGGCTGCACGCCGGCGAAGGACGCGTCGCCTCCTACATCCCGGAGCTTGCCAAGGCGCCCCAGCAGGCACTCGGCATTGCGGTCATGGGACCAGACGGAAGCCTCCTAGCCGAAGGGGACAGCAGTCTGTCCTTCACGATGCAAAGCATATCCAAAGTGTTTACGCTCATGCTCGCGCTGATGGACAACGGGGAGGAAGGCGTATTCGCCAAGGTCGGGATGGAGCCGACCGGCGACGATTTCAATTCCATGCTCAAGCTGGAGCTCGTGGAACCGGGCAAGCCGTTCAATCCGCTGATTAATGCGGGGGCTATTGCGGTCACCTCATTGATCAGCGGCGATACGCCGGCAGCCAAGATGGCACGCATCCTCGCTTTCTTCAATCATGCGGCAGGCGGCGCCGATCTGGCCGTTAATGCCGATGTCTACCGGTCCGAATCGGCAACGGCGCATCGCAACCGGTCGCTCGCTTATTTCCTGAAGGATAATGAAGTGCTGGGCGAAGAAATCGACGTCGAGGATGTGCTTAGCGTCTACTTCCAGCACTGCGCCGTGGAGATTACCTGCGTCCAGCTTGCCCGCATGGCGCTTGTTTTGGCCTTTAACGGGACTGACCCGATCAGCGGCCGGCAGTTGATTCCGCGCAGATACGTGCAGATCGCGAAATCGTTCATGCTGATGTGCGGCATGTACAATGCTTCCGGCGAATTCGCCGTCAAGGTCGGCATTCCTGCCAAAAGCGGCGTGTCCGGCGGTATTCTCGCCCTCGTTCCCGGCCGGTACGGCATCGGCATTATCGGTCCGTCGCTGGGCAGCAAGGGTAACAGCACCTCCGGCGTTCATCTGCTGGAGACGATGTCAAGCTCCTTGAATTGGTCCATCTTCTAA
- a CDS encoding TetR/AcrR family transcriptional regulator: protein MQQRSERKDAARHRELILDTASQLFHEHGVESVSMHQIAKSAGVGQGTLYRRYSSKAELCLELLMDSFRRFSTSIEVYLTQTAEAPVRERIEGFLNRWVEYTDQDIEWLNAIKPRELCTEDDMSVYDSEPFVFVTSTFKHLLDEAVQSGVSRPFNTEFAAFTMVSSSPSTYFYFTKERGLTLEELQKQYVDYYSRLFFIDK, encoded by the coding sequence ATGCAGCAGCGCAGCGAACGCAAAGACGCCGCCAGACACCGTGAACTCATCTTAGATACGGCTTCCCAGTTGTTTCATGAACATGGCGTAGAAAGCGTCAGCATGCACCAAATCGCCAAATCCGCCGGCGTGGGACAGGGCACGTTATACAGGCGCTATTCCTCCAAAGCCGAGCTATGCTTGGAATTGCTCATGGACAGCTTTCGCCGATTCTCAACCTCTATTGAGGTCTATCTGACCCAAACAGCCGAAGCCCCCGTGAGGGAACGAATTGAAGGCTTCCTCAATAGATGGGTCGAATATACCGACCAAGATATCGAATGGTTGAACGCGATCAAGCCGCGGGAATTATGTACAGAAGATGATATGAGCGTTTATGACTCGGAGCCCTTCGTCTTTGTAACCAGCACGTTCAAGCACCTCTTGGACGAGGCGGTTCAGAGCGGCGTCTCGCGGCCGTTCAATACCGAATTTGCTGCTTTTACGATGGTATCGTCCAGTCCCAGCACGTACTTCTACTTCACGAAGGAGCGCGGACTGACGCTCGAAGAACTTCAGAAGCAGTATGTCGATTATTACTCAAGACTATTCTTCATCGATAAATAA
- a CDS encoding YheC/YheD family protein, whose product MSRYVGSKWRKTAAIERNALLAQYVPETLKMTGASLSQLLQRHGMVYVKPDRGTYGNGVIRVERSGEGYNYQVGKKIRRFDQFASLYQSILRQTRGRRYLVQKGIHLLEYEGRRFDIRVMVQFAPGRSWETTGIIGRVAAKNKIVTNYHSGGKIVSADVLLRSNTDQVAAKLLALSKLGAQAGKAMQTAFPGVYEIGLDIAMDKTMHPWILEVNTRPDPYIFRKHKDPKVFRRIMRYAKAYPGK is encoded by the coding sequence ATGTCGCGTTATGTAGGGAGTAAATGGAGAAAAACAGCCGCAATCGAGCGAAACGCTCTCTTGGCCCAGTATGTGCCAGAAACCTTGAAGATGACAGGGGCATCGCTCTCTCAACTATTGCAGCGACATGGCATGGTCTACGTCAAGCCCGATCGCGGAACATACGGCAACGGTGTCATACGGGTCGAGCGTTCGGGCGAAGGCTACAACTATCAAGTCGGGAAAAAGATTCGTAGGTTCGATCAGTTCGCCTCGCTCTATCAATCCATTCTTCGTCAAACAAGAGGCAGAAGGTATCTTGTGCAGAAGGGGATTCATCTGCTCGAATACGAAGGCAGGCGGTTCGACATCCGGGTCATGGTTCAATTCGCGCCGGGCAGATCCTGGGAAACGACAGGCATTATCGGAAGAGTCGCAGCCAAGAACAAGATCGTCACGAACTACCACAGCGGCGGCAAAATCGTGTCGGCGGATGTCCTGCTCCGCTCCAATACAGATCAAGTCGCAGCGAAGCTGCTTGCCCTGTCGAAGCTCGGTGCGCAGGCAGGCAAAGCGATGCAGACCGCTTTCCCCGGCGTCTATGAGATCGGCCTTGATATTGCGATGGACAAAACGATGCATCCTTGGATACTCGAAGTTAATACGAGACCAGACCCTTATATCTTCAGGAAGCATAAAGATCCCAAGGTGTTCCGGCGGATCATGCGGTATGCCAAAGCCTATCCCGGTAAATAG
- a CDS encoding YhcN/YlaJ family sporulation lipoprotein: protein MQRKWAMLAAGAMISTVLAGCSSNHGELGNRNIRGNSVEYDMNGNRILNTRFANDQMNEMNRVDGHRLNSNNLVGLHKNYRLEMSSAIAERIERMPEVNKAYVMLTDDNAYVAVSLKDRADAKGPKSMSLTAPTPLSRSQQAYMRPYMSNMHTGPRASSISTNVPSVGRMLSKGMNDMGRVIANGVNDVNRVIGNGVNDVNRMTRTGVNDVNRMTRNGVSDVNRMMRNGVNDVGNVMRTGERDVNRVTGNSPMVGRSLPQTMNGTNNGMYGSTNNGQNYGTSMNSAMNRELPMSRGMSTYSENSTEMSNAAPGSLKDRIAQEVKRMSPQIKEVYVSSNPDFVNRMTAYMNDVRLGHPIQGFIAEFNAMVDRIFPHRVQLK from the coding sequence ATGCAGCGGAAGTGGGCGATGCTGGCAGCGGGAGCGATGATATCGACGGTGCTGGCAGGTTGTAGCAGCAATCACGGCGAGCTTGGCAACCGAAATATTCGTGGCAACAGCGTGGAATACGACATGAACGGCAACCGGATTTTGAATACCCGTTTTGCCAATGATCAGATGAACGAAATGAACCGCGTGGATGGACACCGGCTGAACAGCAATAATTTGGTCGGTCTCCACAAAAATTATCGGCTGGAAATGAGCAGCGCCATTGCCGAACGTATTGAACGTATGCCGGAAGTGAACAAAGCTTATGTCATGCTGACCGACGATAATGCTTACGTGGCCGTTTCCTTGAAGGACCGGGCAGATGCAAAGGGACCTAAATCGATGAGCTTGACTGCGCCAACGCCGCTTAGCCGGTCGCAGCAGGCTTACATGCGGCCTTATATGTCGAATATGCATACAGGTCCGCGTGCAAGCTCCATATCGACCAATGTGCCAAGCGTCGGACGCATGCTGTCGAAGGGTATGAACGACATGGGCCGGGTGATCGCAAACGGCGTGAACGATGTGAACCGAGTGATCGGCAACGGCGTGAACGATGTGAACCGCATGACACGAACTGGCGTGAACGATGTGAACCGTATGACACGAAACGGTGTAAGCGACGTAAACCGCATGATGCGAAACGGCGTTAACGATGTCGGCAACGTGATGCGCACTGGTGAAAGGGATGTGAACCGTGTGACGGGAAACAGCCCGATGGTCGGCCGTTCTTTACCGCAAACGATGAACGGTACGAATAACGGAATGTATGGCAGCACGAACAATGGCCAGAATTACGGTACCAGCATGAACAGTGCGATGAACCGTGAGCTGCCGATGTCAAGAGGCATGTCAACGTACAGCGAGAACAGCACGGAGATGAGTAACGCGGCACCGGGGTCCCTTAAAGATCGAATCGCGCAGGAAGTGAAGCGCATGTCACCGCAAATCAAAGAAGTCTATGTATCGTCGAATCCGGACTTTGTTAATCGGATGACGGCATACATGAACGATGTGAGGCTTGGCCATCCGATTCAGGGCTTCATTGCGGAATTCAACGCCATGGTCGACCGGATCTTTCCCCATCGAGTCCAGCTGAAATAA
- a CDS encoding DHA2 family efflux MFS transporter permease subunit, producing MSAQATSAVSSEEFSIKKILAPLAAIIIGIFMVVLDGTAVNVAIPGLIEEFHSSFKVVGWTVTGYALAQAAAIPLAGWLSDRFGAKQVFLISVFLFTLGSLLCAFASSIEMLIVFRIIQGLGGGMVLPIAMAFTYRLSPPEKVGQVMGMMGIPILLAPALGPVLAGWLIDYVTWKWLFLINIPIGIVGIILGIRTLPRIERKAVAALDRLGFILAPIAFAGLSYGVSEGSNGWGSAKTITGIVVGAVALILFVIAELSRQEPLLELRVFRSSDFTRGIIVQWISQIALFGTMFLVPVFLQNAHGKSAFETGLIMLPQAIAAAVFMPIGGKLFDKIGARPLVFIGLLLVTLAAFILSHVNAESSTTTMIMGPLALLGAGMGLSMMPLNTHLMQAAPRDLVSRVTSLTNAAQQVMTSFAVAGLSTILAKRMTLYSPTHKNPLDAWSLSFGDTFLVLTFIAVFGAVLGLMLRKPAKVEGEEGSQPEMMMHVG from the coding sequence ATGTCTGCACAAGCAACATCTGCTGTGAGCAGCGAGGAATTTTCGATTAAGAAAATTTTAGCTCCGCTTGCGGCCATCATTATCGGTATTTTCATGGTCGTGCTGGACGGTACGGCGGTCAACGTGGCTATTCCAGGTCTAATTGAAGAGTTCCATTCCAGCTTTAAAGTCGTAGGTTGGACGGTTACGGGCTATGCGCTGGCACAAGCGGCTGCAATTCCGCTTGCTGGCTGGCTGTCGGATCGTTTCGGCGCAAAGCAGGTTTTTCTGATTTCGGTGTTTCTGTTTACGCTGGGTTCGCTTCTTTGCGCTTTCGCGAGTTCGATTGAAATGCTCATTGTCTTCCGGATTATTCAAGGTCTCGGCGGAGGCATGGTGCTTCCGATCGCAATGGCCTTCACGTATCGCCTCAGCCCGCCAGAGAAAGTCGGCCAGGTCATGGGGATGATGGGGATTCCGATCCTGCTTGCTCCCGCACTTGGTCCTGTACTTGCTGGCTGGTTGATCGACTACGTCACTTGGAAATGGCTCTTCCTCATCAATATTCCAATTGGTATCGTCGGCATAATCCTCGGTATCCGCACGCTTCCGCGCATTGAGCGCAAAGCCGTTGCAGCACTGGATCGACTTGGCTTTATTCTCGCTCCAATCGCATTCGCGGGTCTATCCTACGGCGTAAGCGAAGGCTCGAACGGCTGGGGATCGGCGAAGACGATTACCGGTATCGTTGTAGGCGCGGTCGCATTGATTCTGTTCGTCATTGCCGAGCTGTCACGCCAGGAGCCGCTGCTGGAGCTTCGCGTATTCCGCTCTTCGGATTTCACGCGCGGCATTATCGTACAGTGGATTTCGCAAATCGCGCTGTTTGGCACGATGTTCCTCGTTCCGGTGTTCCTGCAGAACGCGCATGGCAAATCCGCGTTCGAGACGGGTCTCATCATGCTGCCGCAAGCAATCGCAGCAGCGGTCTTCATGCCAATCGGCGGTAAGCTTTTCGATAAAATCGGTGCAAGGCCGCTAGTCTTCATCGGACTGCTGCTCGTTACGCTGGCTGCATTCATCTTGTCTCATGTTAATGCGGAATCTAGCACGACGACTATGATTATGGGCCCGCTGGCGCTGCTCGGCGCAGGAATGGGATTGTCCATGATGCCGCTCAACACGCATTTAATGCAGGCTGCGCCGCGCGATCTCGTCAGCCGCGTAACGTCGCTGACGAATGCCGCGCAGCAGGTCATGACATCTTTCGCGGTAGCAGGGTTGTCCACGATTCTTGCCAAACGGATGACTTTGTACTCGCCCACGCACAAAAATCCATTGGATGCATGGTCGTTGTCGTTCGGGGATACGTTCCTTGTGCTCACATTCATCGCCGTTTTCGGAGCTGTTCTGGGTCTCATGCTTCGCAAGCCTGCGAAGGTAGAAGGCGAAGAGGGCAGCCAGCCCGAAATGATGATGCACGTCGGCTAA
- a CDS encoding glycosyltransferase family 4 protein: MRLLIIAPEQIPVPPPRSGSVESCIYQITKRISSEHQVTVVSLLRKNLPRESVMNNVVIQRVSGGSKQAYLKNVLQKVRGNSYDMIQIDNRPSFVNAVRRAFPGTPISLFMHSMTFVSSPMTTTRKANSDMMGADVIVGNSMSLQNSLIRRFPAHSGKIKFVHLGVDTTKFSPAKRTSSGSLHLLFAGRLIPRKGVPTLLKAFKLARKSVPSLQLSIAGGSTKPAYKAYLERTARMLKVPVSFKGNLSRTQMPKFYRSGDCFVCPSQKHEAFGLVNVEAMASGLPVIASRIGGIPEIVHHGRNGLLVDTYGKPAAFASQIVKLAKDPELCSRLSAQAREDARNRFSWKLTAARLMEIYQGELK, translated from the coding sequence ATGAGACTGCTGATTATTGCACCTGAGCAAATTCCCGTACCGCCGCCGAGAAGCGGTTCTGTGGAGAGCTGCATCTATCAAATCACAAAGCGAATTTCAAGCGAGCATCAGGTTACGGTTGTAAGCCTGCTCCGAAAGAATTTGCCTCGCGAATCCGTCATGAACAACGTCGTCATCCAGCGAGTGTCCGGCGGCTCAAAGCAGGCTTATTTGAAGAATGTGCTGCAGAAGGTGAGAGGGAACAGCTACGATATGATCCAGATCGACAACAGACCGAGCTTCGTCAACGCGGTTAGACGTGCATTCCCGGGTACGCCGATCTCCCTGTTTATGCATTCAATGACCTTTGTCTCAAGTCCGATGACAACGACGCGCAAAGCGAATAGCGACATGATGGGGGCGGATGTCATCGTCGGCAACAGCATGTCGCTGCAAAATTCGTTGATTCGGCGTTTTCCGGCGCATAGCGGCAAAATCAAATTCGTTCATTTGGGCGTCGATACGACGAAATTCAGTCCGGCCAAACGAACCTCCTCCGGCTCGCTGCATCTGCTGTTCGCGGGTAGACTCATCCCGAGAAAAGGGGTCCCTACCCTGTTAAAGGCGTTCAAGCTTGCGCGCAAATCCGTACCCTCGCTTCAGCTGTCCATCGCCGGAGGTTCAACCAAGCCGGCCTACAAAGCCTATTTAGAGAGGACCGCGCGCATGCTTAAGGTCCCCGTTTCTTTCAAGGGCAATCTATCCCGCACGCAGATGCCTAAGTTTTATCGCTCTGGCGATTGCTTCGTTTGTCCGTCGCAGAAGCATGAAGCATTCGGACTCGTCAACGTGGAAGCAATGGCCAGCGGACTGCCCGTCATTGCTTCGAGAATCGGCGGCATACCGGAGATCGTCCATCATGGACGCAACGGGCTGCTCGTCGACACCTACGGCAAGCCGGCCGCCTTTGCTTCCCAAATCGTCAAGCTGGCGAAGGATCCGGAGCTCTGCAGCCGGTTATCCGCCCAAGCCAGGGAAGATGCAAGGAATCGGTTCAGCTGGAAACTGACCGCCGCGAGGCTCATGGAGATCTATCAAGGAGAACTGAAGTAG
- a CDS encoding sensor histidine kinase, producing the protein MRRKVWLLVIILIALLLGVNNTIYYVTTKHSLEVSLQHELETAAKQIGVSIEVSRRGSEKYQEEIGRELRAASIASQYALNPDVEKVTNSQLEELAKKLELVDITLLKRTTDSIVLYKSSDPKERSGYRTNSWNPWYTAFNQLFDDKQVTVNWGQSLTNFWTGPFEFSSTTTDKIHKWGYYYDGSTNYLIDPYISYASRQLDYDQSTGVTRLINETLAENQSLQEITIINPATFEDGEHLTITENGEQLSHMTQSPISYGSYTFKHAHDGKNVKLAVSTNEKVYQDAVINGKHVIKLFLPVDVSDTAKSMLDGEGQPIQRYVLSVVADYSTVQQALDMQFRNIAFIMTGVTVLSLIFLYWVVTSYRKSQDKLVRKAQETYLDEINGLFQSIRAQRHDFMNHVQTIHSLAELGKTEELKAYASELTGEIRQMNDIINIGDPAIAALIRSKMLQAEVLKVDFTCEFSEINRLELGIKSLDMTRLLGNLIDNAFDEVMTHEEGDRRVHIAASHKAGYFQFSISNTCFRIEELKGKPLFKAGYSSKNNSHSGLGLHIVKSIVDKYKGFISLDIHTADKIAFIIKIPF; encoded by the coding sequence ATGCGTCGTAAAGTTTGGCTGTTGGTTATTATTTTAATTGCTTTGCTTTTAGGCGTGAACAACACGATTTATTATGTGACGACCAAACATTCGCTCGAAGTCAGTCTTCAGCATGAGCTTGAAACCGCGGCGAAGCAAATCGGCGTCTCGATCGAAGTCTCGCGCCGCGGATCGGAGAAATACCAAGAAGAGATCGGGCGGGAACTGCGCGCCGCTTCCATCGCCTCGCAATACGCATTAAATCCGGATGTCGAGAAGGTAACGAACAGCCAGCTTGAAGAACTGGCCAAGAAGCTTGAGCTTGTGGATATTACGCTGCTGAAGCGGACGACGGACAGCATTGTGCTGTATAAATCGTCGGATCCCAAGGAACGGTCCGGCTACCGGACGAACAGCTGGAATCCATGGTACACCGCCTTTAATCAATTGTTCGACGATAAACAGGTCACGGTCAATTGGGGACAGAGCTTGACCAATTTCTGGACAGGCCCTTTCGAATTCTCCTCGACGACCACGGATAAGATTCACAAGTGGGGCTATTATTACGACGGTTCTACCAATTATTTAATCGATCCATACATAAGCTATGCCAGCAGGCAGCTGGATTACGATCAGAGTACGGGCGTAACAAGATTGATTAACGAGACGTTAGCCGAGAATCAGTCACTTCAAGAAATTACGATCATCAATCCGGCGACCTTCGAGGACGGTGAGCATCTGACCATTACGGAGAACGGCGAGCAGCTGAGTCATATGACGCAAAGCCCGATTTCGTACGGCAGCTATACATTCAAGCACGCGCACGACGGGAAGAATGTGAAGCTGGCCGTGAGTACGAACGAGAAGGTGTACCAGGACGCCGTTATTAACGGCAAGCACGTCATCAAGCTGTTTCTGCCCGTCGATGTAAGCGATACAGCCAAGAGCATGCTTGATGGGGAAGGCCAGCCGATTCAGCGCTATGTATTGTCTGTGGTCGCCGATTACAGTACGGTGCAGCAAGCGCTGGATATGCAGTTTAGGAACATTGCCTTCATTATGACCGGGGTAACCGTGCTTAGTCTGATCTTTCTCTATTGGGTCGTTACTTCCTATCGCAAATCGCAAGATAAGCTTGTACGCAAGGCGCAGGAAACGTACCTGGATGAAATCAATGGACTCTTCCAATCGATTCGGGCGCAGCGGCATGATTTCATGAACCATGTGCAGACGATCCATTCCCTCGCGGAGCTCGGCAAGACGGAGGAGCTGAAAGCATATGCCTCGGAACTCACCGGCGAAATTCGTCAGATGAACGATATTATCAACATCGGCGATCCGGCCATCGCGGCGCTGATCCGGTCCAAAATGCTGCAGGCGGAAGTATTGAAGGTGGATTTCACCTGCGAATTCAGCGAGATCAACCGGCTGGAGCTCGGCATTAAGTCGCTGGACATGACGAGGCTGCTCGGCAATTTGATCGATAATGCCTTTGACGAAGTGATGACGCATGAGGAAGGCGATCGCCGCGTTCATATCGCAGCAAGCCATAAAGCGGGTTACTTCCAATTCTCAATCAGCAATACGTGCTTCCGTATCGAAGAATTGAAGGGCAAGCCGTTGTTTAAAGCCGGCTATTCGTCGAAGAATAACAGCCATTCCGGTCTCGGGCTGCATATCGTCAAATCGATTGTCGATAAATACAAGGGCTTTATCTCCCTGGACATTCATACCGCGGATAAAATCGCATTCATTATTAAAATTCCTTTTTAA
- a CDS encoding lipopolysaccharide assembly protein LapB, with amino-acid sequence MIKVLLFGLLWWLTGSPILAVIVLIVIFYALERRFIGLTPSIVRPIRRLRTIGRLRQQIRMNPNDIPAKHELARLLIERKHDKEAKGWLMPLQDALENSAEFWDDLGTSLMHLGEMEAAEAAIGNALSINPRVKYGTPYLRLAAIYAKKDPQKAVGHLQAFRAIHSSSIEAYYKLAGLYELLGQKEEARRSLAECKEIYRALPRYKRRQERKWAILALLRRMKS; translated from the coding sequence ATGATTAAAGTCTTATTATTCGGATTGTTATGGTGGCTCACAGGAAGCCCGATTCTGGCCGTAATCGTACTGATCGTTATTTTCTATGCGCTGGAACGCAGGTTCATTGGATTAACGCCGAGTATCGTGCGGCCGATCCGGCGTCTGCGGACAATCGGACGGCTGCGCCAGCAAATTCGGATGAATCCGAACGATATTCCGGCCAAGCATGAATTGGCCAGACTGCTCATCGAGCGCAAACACGATAAGGAAGCGAAGGGATGGCTGATGCCGCTGCAGGATGCACTGGAAAATTCGGCCGAGTTCTGGGACGATCTCGGCACCTCTCTAATGCATCTAGGCGAGATGGAGGCGGCGGAAGCTGCAATCGGCAACGCCTTGTCCATTAATCCGCGAGTCAAATACGGCACGCCTTACCTGCGGCTCGCGGCTATATATGCCAAGAAGGATCCGCAAAAGGCGGTAGGTCATCTCCAAGCGTTCCGCGCCATCCATTCCTCTTCCATTGAAGCCTATTACAAACTTGCAGGTTTATACGAGCTGCTGGGCCAGAAGGAAGAAGCGCGGCGCTCGCTTGCGGAATGTAAGGAGATTTATCGCGCGCTGCCTCGTTACAAACGGCGGCAGGAACGCAAATGGGCAATCCTTGCCTTGCTGAGAAGGATGAAATCATAG
- a CDS encoding phytanoyl-CoA dioxygenase family protein: protein MGLTDVNLPIIDARLQASITEEQAQFFRDNGFLVIRNVLVGEELKQVQADMQRLYEQGAAGVADDPDYMYGIGVKSGQSVLRRVEYVIDKSDSMKVMLAHPFILRSVQILQGRNFIPTWDSMVLKAPNEGVIVPWHRDAAVPAGCTDPRPIFNVDFYLDEADLQTCLWVIPGSNKWTKAAADSRCAQPGFMTEDAIPVPMQPGDVIFHDIEVLHGSPTGDGNPLRRTIYFEFRPGEIEAGFGPHTLEYLALKQHMLLDCIVRRQAAEYAKDETPFAYKPEGGFAICSPKRPEQYRYPHEAYWRR, encoded by the coding sequence ATGGGGCTGACCGATGTGAATTTACCGATTATCGATGCGCGACTACAGGCAAGCATAACCGAAGAACAGGCGCAGTTTTTCAGAGATAACGGCTTCTTGGTCATACGGAATGTGTTGGTCGGCGAAGAGTTGAAGCAGGTGCAAGCGGACATGCAGCGACTGTACGAGCAAGGAGCGGCAGGCGTGGCTGACGATCCGGATTATATGTACGGCATTGGTGTGAAATCAGGCCAATCGGTGCTGCGGCGGGTTGAATACGTCATAGATAAAAGCGATTCAATGAAGGTTATGCTCGCCCATCCGTTTATCCTGCGTTCCGTACAGATTCTGCAGGGCCGGAACTTTATCCCGACGTGGGATTCCATGGTGCTGAAGGCGCCGAACGAAGGCGTGATCGTTCCATGGCACCGCGATGCGGCCGTGCCTGCCGGCTGCACGGATCCGCGTCCAATCTTCAACGTGGATTTCTATCTCGACGAGGCCGATTTGCAAACCTGCTTATGGGTGATTCCGGGCAGCAACAAATGGACGAAGGCAGCGGCTGATTCACGCTGCGCACAGCCGGGCTTCATGACGGAAGATGCAATTCCGGTGCCGATGCAGCCCGGCGATGTCATCTTCCATGATATCGAGGTACTTCACGGTTCCCCAACGGGCGACGGCAATCCATTGCGCCGTACGATTTACTTCGAATTTCGTCCCGGCGAGATCGAAGCGGGCTTCGGTCCGCATACGCTGGAGTACCTGGCGCTGAAGCAGCATATGCTGCTGGACTGCATCGTGCGCCGCCAAGCTGCGGAGTACGCGAAGGATGAGACGCCGTTCGCATACAAGCCCGAAGGCGGATTCGCGATCTGTTCTCCGAAGCGGCCGGAGCAGTACCGCTACCCGCATGAAGCGTATTGGCGGCGGTAG
- a CDS encoding LuxR C-terminal-related transcriptional regulator: protein MGSDQKSKFLLTHREREVFELLVQDKTTRDIAQQLFISEKTVRNHISNVMQKLNVKGRSQAVVELIKLGELKI, encoded by the coding sequence ATGGGTAGCGACCAGAAGAGCAAGTTCTTATTAACTCATCGTGAACGCGAGGTATTCGAACTGCTGGTACAGGACAAAACAACGCGTGATATAGCGCAGCAGCTGTTCATCAGTGAGAAGACCGTTCGGAACCATATTTCTAATGTTATGCAGAAATTAAACGTAAAAGGTCGTTCACAAGCGGTTGTCGAGCTTATAAAGCTTGGGGAATTAAAAATTTGA